The following coding sequences are from one Biomphalaria glabrata chromosome 8, xgBioGlab47.1, whole genome shotgun sequence window:
- the LOC129927880 gene encoding beta-1,3-galactosyltransferase 1-like: MYIKRIFTKFLPLTLLGVMFVFYMSQQSGSEKTFKLLDTLIELQSSQIINTAKQLELMNASHAVNDSTTEGEELLVTTRQWFDERPQVSPSLKRDSEHPRFRGYLIENPNACEAVPVDILIYIHSSPENRDIRSAIRETWASTNTFSDISVKLIFFIGGVNDKDLQLQIETEYSTHGDLVQGNFLDVFTNLTYKAVTMLTWVNSHCFQAKYVMKVDDDMFVDTFAAVREIVPQLAPKPLAVACDYKVHMPIPRDPKSRWNVPPHLVPKRTHWPPFCSGYFAVFTSTLIPILYEASFTDKDFVPGDDVYLFGLLSEQKNISYEVVNIQRRILPIEKPKAEDEVFSIQKFQHLAFRVPNPDIQRKLWSVRFQVLSNWEKAHSYFHNTFLRAKAKGTLLV, encoded by the coding sequence ATGTATATCAAAAGGATATTTACCAAATTTTTACCACTGACTTTGTTGGGGGTGATGTTTGTGTTCTACATGAGTCAACAGTCTGGCTCTGAAAAAACTTTCAAGCTTTTAGATACTCTTATTGAACTGCAGAGCTCGCAGATCATAAACACCGCAAAGCAGTTGGAATTGATGAATGCCAGCCATGCCGTGAACGACTCCACGACCGAGGGCGAAGAACTGCTCGTGACCACCAGACAATGGTTTGACGAGCGCCCTCAAGTGTCGCCCTCTTTGAAACGAGACTCGGAGCATCCTCGGTTTCGTGGTTACCTCATAGAAAACCCCAACGCTTGCGAAGCTGTGCCAGTGGATATTCTCATTTACATCCACTCGTCGCCCGAGAACAGGGACATAAGGTCAGCCATCCGGGAGACCTGGGCCAGTACAAACACGTTCTCCGACATCAGTGTCAAACTGATCTTCTTCATCGGAGGCGTCAACGATAAAGATTTGCAGCTGCAGATCGAGACGGAATACTCTACACACGGGGATCTTGTTCAGGGCAACTTTCTGGACGTCTTCACCAACCTGACATATAAAGCCGTCACGATGCTGACGTGGGTGAACTCCCACTGCTTTCAGGCAAAGTACGTCATGAAAGTCGATGACGACATGTTTGTGGACACATTCGCCGCTGTTCGGGAAATTGTGCCTCAGCTGGCGCCGAAGCCCCTTGCTGTGGCGTGCGACTACAAGGTTCATATGCCGATCCCTAGAGATCCCAAATCCAGGTGGAACGTGCCTCCCCACCTGGTTCCGAAAAGAACTCACTGGCCACCTTTCTGTTCCGGATACTTCGCAGTTTTTACCAGCACGTTGATTCCCATTCTCTACGAAGCTTCCTTTACAGACAAGGACTTCGTCCCGGGAGATGACGTCTACTTATTCGGCTTGCTGTCGGAGCAAAAAAATATCTCTTATGAAGTCGTGAACATTCAACGCCGGATTTTGCCAATTGAAAAACCCAAGGCAGAAGATGAGGTATTTTCGATCCAGAAATTCCAGCATTTGGCATTTAGAGTTCCCAATCCAGACATCCAGAGAAAACTGTGGTCAGTGAGATTTCAGGTACTTTCAAATTGGGAGAAGGCTCACAGCTATTTTCATAATACTTTTCTAAGAGCTAAAGCCAAGGGAACATTACTGGTATAA